TTCCAAGACCAAGAGATTTTACACTTGGATTATATAAATTCCGTTCTACAGAAACCGGGGCCCTTCCCACAGATGAAGACCTTTTCAGGACAATAAGCAGGGGCATACCCGGCAGTGCCATGCAGACCTTTGACATAGATAAAATTAAGAATGGTCTTACAGAAGAAGAAAGGTGGCAGGTCATTTATTATATAAAGACATATAATGAAGATTTCTCTGATAAAGAGTTAGACCCATATCAGCAGGCAGTAAAAATCTCCAAACAGGTAGTATCATCTGCAGAGAGTATATCTAAAGGCGCTCAACGCTTTAAGGAGATGAAGTGCTGGGAATGTCATGGAGATACAGGCAGGGGCAATGGTCCAAATGCACCCAAACTCAAGGATAAATTTAAGGGCGACCCAATACTTCCTTTTGACCTGACAAAGGGATGGAGATACAAAGCAGGAAACTTAGCGGAGGATATTTATAAGAGATTTTCGACCGGACTGAATGGAACGCCCATGCCATCATTTTCAGATTCTCTAAATGATGAGGAAAGGTGGCATCTTGCTAACTTTGTTTTTTCTTTACAAAAGAGGAAAGTCAGGAATGAATCTGTTCTAAAGGCAATGTATGTAAATGGTGATATACCAGTATCCCCTTATTATACAGGATTGGCAAAGGCTCAGGCAATAGACATACAACTGGCAGGACAGGTAATTGTGAAGCCAAGATGGGAAAATCCTTCTGTAGATTTGGTTACTGTCAGGGCAATTTATAATGACAAAGAGATTGCCTTTCTTATGGAATGGGGAGACAGGTTTAAGGACACTGCCCATAATCCTGATTTGGAATACAAAGTGCCTGCCGCTTACGATGGTTATGTAAGATGGGGAGAGATTCCGCAAAAGCCGGGCAATTTCCGCGATTCCATAGCCCTTCAATTTCCAGTGAAGATGTCTGATGGCACTAAGAAGCCTCATTTCATGAGGGGTGATTCAGGCAGTCCTGTCAACCTTTGGATTTGGAAATCAGATTTAGAAGAATCTAAACAGCCTTCTATTGAAGATGTAAATGCAAGTGGTCCAAATCAATTCAAGGTTCAGCCTCAGGATAAATGGCATGCAAAGGGGAAAGGTGTTTGGAATGGAGGCACATGGAGGGTGGT
This sequence is a window from Deltaproteobacteria bacterium. Protein-coding genes within it:
- a CDS encoding c-type cytochrome, which gives rise to MKRFFTMFLLFTIHYSLFTVVNAADAPSKPKPPATPELIAKGKNIYFKRCSFCHGLMGDGNGPAAEQMLPRPRDFTLGLYKFRSTETGALPTDEDLFRTISRGIPGSAMQTFDIDKIKNGLTEEERWQVIYYIKTYNEDFSDKELDPYQQAVKISKQVVSSAESISKGAQRFKEMKCWECHGDTGRGNGPNAPKLKDKFKGDPILPFDLTKGWRYKAGNLAEDIYKRFSTGLNGTPMPSFSDSLNDEERWHLANFVFSLQKRKVRNESVLKAMYVNGDIPVSPYYTGLAKAQAIDIQLAGQVIVKPRWENPSVDLVTVRAIYNDKEIAFLMEWGDRFKDTAHNPDLEYKVPAAYDGYVRWGEIPQKPGNFRDSIALQFPVKMSDGTKKPHFMRGDSGSPVNLWIWKSDLEESKQPSIEDVNASGPNQFKVQPQDKWHAKGKGVWNGGTWRVVIKRQLNTDDANDVQFEKGKFIPFSLNVWDGSNGEHNLLMSLSSWHYLIMEASTPISVYLLAILGIAITGIGEWWLVRRSRKER